From one Rubrobacter xylanophilus genomic stretch:
- the csx2 gene encoding TIGR02221 family CRISPR-associated protein, with amino-acid sequence MKKVKKLICTIGTGSYEKVTYTFGERRKETRLAPVAIGSFITGEEKGLELVALLTQGARDKYRDGLRSEAAALGWTCTPVDIPDGKSEAELWEIFEKFGEHLKEGDEVVLDLTHGFRHLPALLLSAVQYYAARKRIKILGVYYGAYEARDESNNVPIFDLTPLVDLPEWSYGVRLFSDYLLPKLLAEMLKNIQRRSHQPGSQQKFSRLQKVASALRDLEAPLASGIPLEAGFEAHRTLEKARSAEAEEELSHLAPLRGFWEELEERLESFALPEPKVPKGDKPKKGVILTIEELERQAHLVDGYLAISDLRAAATLMRELIVSAVILHTQNPKRWLEGEERQRAERRLGVIASWNRGASQLKKLLSKEQQELATLWDQVRERRNALAHAGMREDMVKFDAQVMRDLHDRIERNLATPSFWNTEVERKDERWLVSPLGMTPGALYTAIVQESPDHLFIITSQKAKQKVGEIRTEAGREDLEVSCLILDDPFNGFDEAREKVEEALKEHGPCWAAAQEVIVNRTGGTTCLGWAVERIEAALRRDLGLEPRTVACIDRRDPEEQRKRPYVRGEVIDITERGEEE; translated from the coding sequence GTGAAGAAGGTGAAGAAGCTCATCTGCACGATCGGGACGGGAAGCTACGAGAAGGTCACCTACACCTTCGGGGAGCGACGCAAGGAGACCAGACTGGCCCCGGTGGCGATAGGCAGTTTCATAACAGGCGAGGAAAAAGGCCTCGAACTCGTCGCACTCCTGACTCAGGGGGCCAGAGATAAGTACAGAGACGGGCTGCGATCCGAAGCCGCAGCGCTAGGATGGACCTGCACACCCGTCGACATTCCAGACGGGAAATCCGAAGCGGAGCTCTGGGAGATCTTCGAGAAGTTCGGGGAACACCTGAAAGAAGGCGATGAGGTCGTCCTGGACCTCACCCACGGCTTCCGCCACCTCCCGGCCCTGCTCCTCTCGGCGGTTCAGTACTACGCCGCGCGCAAGAGAATAAAAATCCTCGGCGTCTACTACGGAGCCTACGAGGCCCGGGACGAGAGCAACAACGTCCCCATCTTCGACCTCACTCCGCTCGTGGATTTGCCAGAGTGGTCCTACGGGGTCAGGCTCTTCTCCGATTACCTGCTCCCGAAGCTCCTGGCCGAGATGCTGAAGAACATACAGCGCAGATCGCACCAGCCTGGTAGCCAGCAGAAGTTCAGCCGGTTGCAGAAGGTGGCCAGTGCGCTGCGCGATCTCGAAGCACCCCTCGCCTCCGGCATACCGCTCGAGGCCGGCTTCGAAGCTCACCGCACGCTCGAAAAGGCGCGCTCCGCAGAGGCAGAGGAGGAGCTCTCACACCTCGCTCCGCTCAGGGGCTTCTGGGAGGAGCTGGAAGAGCGGCTCGAGAGCTTCGCGCTCCCGGAACCAAAGGTACCAAAGGGAGACAAACCGAAGAAGGGCGTGATCCTGACGATCGAAGAGCTGGAGCGCCAGGCGCACCTTGTCGACGGGTACCTCGCCATCTCGGACCTCCGGGCTGCGGCGACCCTGATGCGGGAGCTCATCGTCTCGGCGGTCATACTCCACACGCAGAACCCGAAACGCTGGCTGGAGGGGGAAGAACGTCAGAGAGCGGAGCGCAGGCTCGGGGTGATCGCCTCATGGAACAGAGGAGCGTCCCAGCTCAAGAAGCTTCTCTCCAAAGAGCAGCAAGAGCTGGCCACACTCTGGGATCAGGTCAGAGAGAGGCGCAACGCCCTCGCCCACGCCGGGATGCGCGAGGACATGGTGAAGTTCGACGCACAGGTGATGCGCGACCTCCACGATAGGATAGAGAGAAACCTTGCCACCCCCAGCTTCTGGAACACAGAGGTCGAACGCAAGGACGAGCGCTGGCTCGTCTCCCCGCTCGGGATGACACCCGGCGCGCTTTATACCGCCATCGTGCAGGAGAGCCCGGACCATCTGTTCATCATCACGAGCCAGAAAGCCAAACAGAAGGTCGGCGAGATCCGGACCGAAGCCGGCCGCGAAGACCTCGAAGTCTCCTGCCTTATCCTCGACGATCCCTTCAACGGTTTCGACGAAGCCCGAGAGAAGGTCGAGGAGGCCCTGAAAGAACACGGACCGTGCTGGGCCGCAGCGCAGGAGGTCATCGTCAACCGCACCGGCGGCACCACGTGTCTCGGCTGGGCCGTGGAACGCATCGAGGCCGCGCTCCGAAGAGACCTCGGCCTCGAGCCCCGCACCGTAGCCTGCATAGACCGTAGAGACCCCGAGGAGCAACGCAAGCGGCCATACGTAAGGGGCGAGGTCATCGACATAACGGAAAGAGGAGAGGAGGAGTGA
- the cas4 gene encoding CRISPR-associated protein Cas4 — protein sequence MSVTGTLVQSYAVCPRQAWLMARQMEPEREFELLVEGRLNQLEHYERSMKEIELPGMKIDRVRREGGRLVFSEIKKSTRYLPAARLQVGYYLLRLREEGIEASGEILVPKERFREEVELTPELEEKVSETVEKLERLLESYQPPPARRIRYCGKCAYAEFCWS from the coding sequence GTGAGCGTCACCGGGACTCTCGTGCAGTCTTACGCGGTCTGCCCCCGGCAGGCGTGGCTGATGGCGCGGCAGATGGAGCCCGAGAGGGAGTTCGAGCTGCTGGTCGAGGGGAGGCTCAACCAGCTCGAGCACTACGAGAGGTCGATGAAGGAGATCGAGCTGCCGGGCATGAAGATAGACCGCGTGCGGCGCGAGGGGGGCCGGCTCGTCTTCTCCGAGATAAAGAAGTCCACCCGTTACCTGCCCGCGGCGCGGCTGCAGGTCGGCTACTACCTGCTGCGGCTGCGGGAGGAAGGGATCGAGGCCAGCGGCGAGATCCTGGTGCCCAAAGAGCGGTTCCGCGAGGAGGTCGAGCTAACCCCGGAGCTCGAAGAGAAGGTAAGTGAGACGGTAGAGAAGCTGGAGCGGTTGTTGGAGAGCTACCAGCCACCACCCGCCAGGCGCATCCGCTACTGCGGCAAGTGCGCCTATGCAGAGTTCTGCTGGTCATAG
- the cas3 gene encoding CRISPR-associated helicase Cas3' translates to MRFLARPARGGRSEELLKAHLAAVAQMAERNVLTLPISGREHLAALARLCGLTHDFGKYTTYFQEKLPPLEKKPPRKEYSHHSFVSALLGAFVAKRRHPEDVEAPLLVYLAIHRHHGHLLTPQEVLPRKEDLRDAPAFADFPAGLRRELAAVGAQLEDMRGAHREQIVSEMEELGVPEAQEFLSLTSWWHLLPEMRRSHRRLLREGDPEATRRYWRLLLLFSALIDADKHVSAAAEEKTIPRPIPPRLVEDHVRTLKGGEGPESPAAQRLAGIREEVRKECVRKVEESPIDELYPAILSLTAPTGSGKTLAALETALRLRERIRKETGHLPRVIYALPFVNIIEQNADVIESVLRRWPEFSHDPHGTLLRSHHLARLDGGENEDEAVEDRLLSVEAWEPEVVVTTFVSLFESLLTNRNRPLKRLHNIAGSILILDEVQSIPYEQWRLVRHVLTTLSRDLGCTVIQMTATRPRILPHARELLERPERNFAGLSRTRLVPHRDVRTLEELADFIEDIHSPDRSLLVVLNTIASSVELYRMLKERLGLSSYREYGRERSDASIFYLSTNITPWQRSRRVRLLKRCMRRGAKPLVVSTQVVEAGVDLDFDEVVRDQGPLDSIVQVAGRCNRSGNTPNPSPVHVVFLENENSRPFAEMVYGRVLPLVSHEMLREEVDEPELHALVERYFATLEERKGDDFSIEYIAAVRELEFDRREGEHITISRYRFIQEELATMPVLVEINERAAEAIEHLASLYREKEKNRTRIRRAYRGVAPFTVTPTVNRLRKNFPPQHPEIPEHFYLSFDEVRSNYSTFYDMEAGYKWGEDEAMML, encoded by the coding sequence GTGAGGTTCCTGGCGCGTCCGGCGCGGGGAGGGAGGTCGGAGGAGCTCCTGAAAGCCCACCTCGCGGCGGTGGCCCAGATGGCGGAGAGAAACGTGCTCACGCTCCCTATCTCGGGGCGAGAGCACCTCGCCGCGCTTGCCCGGCTCTGCGGGCTCACCCACGACTTCGGCAAGTACACGACCTACTTTCAGGAGAAGCTCCCGCCGCTGGAGAAGAAGCCCCCCAGAAAAGAGTACTCCCACCACTCCTTCGTCTCCGCGCTCCTCGGGGCGTTCGTTGCTAAAAGACGGCATCCCGAGGATGTCGAAGCCCCGCTTCTCGTCTACCTCGCGATCCACCGCCACCACGGCCACCTGCTGACCCCGCAGGAGGTGCTGCCCCGCAAGGAGGACCTGAGAGACGCCCCGGCCTTCGCGGACTTTCCGGCAGGGCTCCGCAGAGAGCTGGCCGCCGTCGGAGCGCAGCTAGAAGACATGCGCGGGGCGCACAGGGAGCAGATAGTCTCCGAGATGGAGGAGCTCGGGGTTCCGGAAGCGCAGGAGTTCCTGTCGCTAACAAGCTGGTGGCATCTCCTGCCGGAGATGCGCAGGTCGCATCGAAGGCTTCTTAGAGAAGGAGATCCGGAGGCGACCCGCCGCTACTGGCGGCTGCTCCTCCTCTTCTCCGCGCTCATAGACGCAGACAAGCACGTCTCGGCCGCCGCTGAAGAAAAGACCATCCCCCGCCCCATTCCGCCCCGGCTGGTGGAGGATCACGTGCGAACCCTGAAGGGGGGCGAGGGTCCCGAGTCCCCCGCCGCGCAGAGGCTCGCCGGGATCAGGGAGGAAGTCCGAAAGGAGTGCGTCCGGAAGGTAGAAGAAAGCCCGATCGATGAGCTCTACCCGGCCATCCTGAGCCTCACGGCTCCGACGGGATCGGGGAAGACGCTCGCCGCGCTGGAGACGGCGCTCAGGCTCAGGGAGCGCATCCGGAAGGAGACCGGGCATCTGCCGCGCGTGATCTACGCCCTCCCCTTCGTGAACATCATCGAGCAGAACGCCGACGTCATCGAGAGCGTGCTGCGCCGGTGGCCGGAATTCTCCCATGACCCGCACGGCACCCTCCTCAGAAGCCACCACCTCGCCCGGCTCGACGGCGGCGAGAACGAAGATGAGGCGGTGGAAGACCGGCTCCTCTCCGTCGAGGCGTGGGAGCCGGAGGTAGTGGTGACCACCTTCGTCTCGCTCTTCGAGAGCCTGCTGACGAACCGCAACCGGCCGCTCAAGCGGCTGCACAACATCGCGGGGAGCATCCTGATCCTGGACGAGGTGCAGAGCATCCCTTACGAACAGTGGAGGCTCGTGAGGCACGTCCTCACGACGCTCTCCCGGGACCTCGGTTGCACCGTGATCCAGATGACCGCGACCCGCCCCCGCATCCTCCCCCATGCGAGGGAGCTGCTCGAAAGGCCCGAGCGAAACTTCGCCGGGCTCTCCAGAACGCGCCTCGTGCCCCATCGGGACGTGCGCACCCTCGAGGAGCTTGCGGACTTCATCGAGGATATCCACTCCCCAGACCGCTCGCTGCTCGTGGTGCTGAACACCATCGCGAGCTCCGTGGAGCTCTACCGGATGCTGAAAGAACGCCTCGGTCTCTCCTCATACCGGGAGTACGGCAGGGAGAGATCAGACGCCTCCATCTTCTACCTCTCGACCAACATAACTCCCTGGCAACGCTCGCGACGGGTGCGCCTGCTCAAGAGGTGCATGCGACGGGGAGCGAAGCCGCTCGTCGTCTCCACGCAGGTGGTCGAGGCCGGGGTGGACCTGGACTTCGACGAGGTCGTAAGAGATCAGGGCCCACTCGACTCCATCGTACAGGTCGCGGGCCGGTGCAACCGAAGCGGCAATACCCCGAACCCCTCCCCGGTGCACGTGGTCTTCCTGGAGAACGAGAACTCGCGTCCCTTCGCCGAGATGGTCTACGGACGGGTGCTCCCCCTAGTCTCCCACGAGATGCTGCGCGAAGAGGTCGATGAGCCGGAGCTCCACGCTCTCGTCGAGCGCTACTTCGCCACTCTGGAGGAACGAAAGGGCGACGACTTCTCGATCGAATACATCGCCGCCGTAAGGGAGCTCGAGTTCGACCGTCGGGAGGGTGAGCACATCACCATAAGCCGCTACCGCTTCATACAGGAGGAGCTTGCGACCATGCCGGTGCTCGTGGAGATAAACGAGAGAGCCGCGGAGGCCATAGAGCACCTCGCGAGCCTCTACCGTGAGAAAGAGAAGAACCGTACCAGGATCCGTCGCGCCTACCGGGGGGTTGCACCGTTCACCGTAACCCCCACCGTGAACCGGCTGCGAAAGAATTTCCCCCCGCAACACCCCGAGATCCCGGAGCACTTCTATCTCTCGTTCGACGAGGTTCGCTCGAACTACTCAACGTTCTACGACATGGAGGCGGGATACAAGTGGGGCGAAGACGAGGCGATGATGCTGTGA
- the cas5 gene encoding CRISPR-associated protein Cas5: protein MPQNPLIVFDLCGAYGMFRKFYTNSSSLSYPFPPRTTVAGLIAGMMGYERDEYAEDLGLERCHIALSVRVPVRRVMQQVNYLMTEGHVWTGGAGGFDGSKGPIQVPLEWIFPEVGYRELRYRIYVTHEDRRWLESLREVLESGAPVYPPYLGMSECPGRVEHVASTEDWSLGRRGEELPISTVLPASALSGPPRLGAGTQIVKERTPLALDERRRLIAAGDLLYNRAGPHITARLESEVFEVSYQESHEYGVFMQ, encoded by the coding sequence ATGCCGCAGAACCCGCTTATCGTCTTCGACCTCTGCGGAGCGTACGGCATGTTCCGCAAGTTCTACACCAACTCCTCCTCGCTCTCATATCCATTTCCGCCTCGCACGACCGTCGCGGGGCTCATCGCCGGGATGATGGGCTACGAACGCGACGAATACGCTGAAGACCTCGGCCTCGAACGCTGCCACATAGCGCTTTCCGTGCGGGTGCCCGTGCGGCGGGTGATGCAGCAGGTCAACTACCTGATGACCGAGGGCCACGTCTGGACGGGGGGAGCCGGCGGCTTCGACGGGAGCAAAGGGCCCATACAGGTACCGCTGGAATGGATCTTCCCGGAGGTGGGCTACAGAGAGCTCCGCTACCGCATCTACGTGACGCACGAGGACCGGAGGTGGCTCGAAAGCCTCCGAGAGGTTCTGGAATCCGGCGCGCCCGTCTACCCGCCGTACCTGGGGATGTCCGAGTGCCCGGGCCGGGTGGAGCACGTGGCGAGCACGGAGGACTGGAGCCTCGGAAGGCGGGGGGAGGAGCTTCCCATCAGCACCGTGCTCCCGGCCTCCGCCCTCTCCGGCCCGCCCCGTCTCGGGGCGGGAACCCAGATCGTCAAGGAGCGCACCCCGCTCGCCCTCGACGAAAGACGGCGGCTAATCGCCGCGGGGGATCTGCTGTACAACCGTGCGGGGCCGCACATAACCGCCCGGCTGGAGAGCGAGGTCTTCGAGGTCTCCTACCAGGAATCTCACGAGTACGGGGTGTTCATGCAGTGA
- the cas7b gene encoding type I-B CRISPR-associated protein Cas7/Csh2, translating into MAIHDGDILYLYDAKLTNPNGDPDDENRPRMDEATGRNLVSDVRLKRYLRDYWLDAGEDIWVRRTEQDETTSSKQRMSVLLSDYNRDNGANLNERQARQSREFKDWLLRRLRDVRLFGATMPMENTSVTFTGPVQFSWGYSLHRVEINNSATISSHFAGRENEYGTFGKDWRVHYSLLAFYGIVSKSRARHTGLTDEDLTALDEAMVRAIPQQATTRSKIGQTPRLYLRVEYEDGSALRLGDVREDLVLTPQDGKTLDTLRDIRDFSLGYDRVLERVRAVEDSIVRTRLWAHPELGDAFECGLQERLGDRLETF; encoded by the coding sequence TTGGCCATCCACGACGGAGACATCCTCTACCTCTACGACGCTAAGCTCACCAACCCAAACGGCGACCCGGACGACGAGAACCGCCCGCGCATGGACGAAGCAACCGGGCGCAACCTCGTCTCCGACGTCAGGCTCAAGCGCTACCTCAGGGACTACTGGCTCGACGCCGGGGAGGACATCTGGGTCAGGCGCACCGAGCAGGACGAGACGACCAGCTCCAAGCAGCGCATGAGCGTGCTGCTTTCGGACTACAACCGCGACAACGGCGCAAACCTCAACGAGCGCCAGGCGCGCCAGAGCCGGGAGTTCAAGGACTGGCTCTTGAGGCGTCTCAGGGACGTGCGGCTCTTCGGGGCGACGATGCCGATGGAGAACACCTCGGTCACCTTCACCGGTCCAGTGCAGTTCAGCTGGGGATACTCGCTGCACCGGGTCGAGATTAACAACTCCGCCACCATCTCGAGCCACTTCGCGGGCAGGGAGAACGAGTACGGCACCTTCGGAAAAGACTGGCGGGTGCACTACTCGCTGCTCGCTTTCTACGGCATCGTGAGCAAGAGCCGCGCCCGACACACCGGGCTCACCGACGAAGACCTCACCGCGCTCGACGAGGCGATGGTGAGGGCCATCCCGCAGCAGGCGACGACGAGGAGCAAGATCGGGCAGACCCCGCGGCTCTACCTGCGCGTCGAGTATGAGGACGGATCGGCTCTACGGCTCGGGGACGTGCGCGAGGACCTGGTCCTGACCCCGCAGGACGGCAAGACCCTCGACACCCTGCGCGACATCCGGGACTTCTCGCTGGGCTACGATCGGGTGCTGGAGAGAGTGCGCGCGGTCGAGGACTCCATCGTCAGGACACGCCTCTGGGCCCACCCGGAGCTCGGAGATGCCTTCGAGTGCGGCCTGCAGGAGAGACTCGGCGACCGGCTGGAGACCTTCTAG